In Terriglobia bacterium, the following proteins share a genomic window:
- a CDS encoding glycosyltransferase family 4 protein, producing the protein MKRLLFITPNPIESASERYRIYQFLPELERVGYACTVRPFASPKLFRAIQNERLAPKLLLTPLSCLLRALDLALIPRYDAVVIHREAFPFFCPVVEKMVQWRHSKVIFSFDDAIYIGHRDTQKEKYPWIYKLKYGSGVNEVLAKSARVIAGNQKLAGYARRFNSRVSVIPTVVDTERYRYRPPATSGDCLTIGWVGSRSTSPYLLEIEPALRRLSEAYPGKIRFRLYGHPQRKLNLPNFESLPFSLATEVEDIRSLDIGIMPMPDNDWTRGKCAFKAIQYMALGIPVVTSPVGMATEVVQHNVNGLWARMPEDWFEALNHLVKDAHLRQRFAEEGRKTVESHYSLQVWAPRFVDLLDDVLTGNVPAVHRVTASAAD; encoded by the coding sequence ATGAAAAGACTGCTCTTTATCACGCCGAATCCGATAGAAAGTGCAAGCGAGCGGTACAGGATCTACCAGTTTCTACCGGAGCTGGAGCGAGTGGGATACGCTTGCACGGTTCGTCCATTCGCTTCTCCCAAGTTATTTCGCGCCATCCAGAATGAACGACTTGCGCCCAAACTTCTTCTGACACCGTTGTCCTGTCTGCTGCGGGCGCTCGACTTGGCATTGATTCCGCGCTACGACGCCGTGGTAATACACCGAGAGGCCTTCCCATTCTTTTGTCCGGTCGTTGAGAAGATGGTTCAGTGGCGCCACTCCAAGGTGATATTCAGTTTCGACGACGCGATTTACATTGGCCACCGGGATACGCAGAAGGAGAAATACCCCTGGATTTACAAGCTGAAGTACGGTTCCGGCGTAAACGAAGTGCTGGCCAAGAGCGCGCGTGTGATTGCCGGGAACCAAAAACTGGCGGGATATGCGCGGCGGTTCAATTCGCGGGTGAGCGTAATTCCGACGGTTGTGGACACAGAGCGATATAGGTACCGTCCTCCGGCAACCTCGGGTGATTGCCTGACGATTGGCTGGGTGGGCAGCCGGTCAACCAGCCCGTACTTGCTGGAAATCGAACCGGCATTGCGGCGGCTGAGCGAAGCGTATCCGGGCAAGATCCGATTCCGGCTCTACGGGCACCCACAACGCAAATTGAACTTACCGAATTTCGAATCGCTGCCATTTTCCCTCGCTACGGAAGTCGAAGACATCCGCAGCCTGGATATCGGCATCATGCCCATGCCGGACAACGACTGGACGCGAGGCAAGTGCGCGTTCAAGGCGATCCAGTACATGGCGCTGGGCATTCCCGTGGTGACTTCGCCGGTGGGCATGGCCACGGAAGTCGTGCAGCACAATGTGAACGGGCTCTGGGCGCGGATGCCCGAGGATTGGTTTGAAGCGTTGAATCATTTGGTAAAGGACGCACACCTGCGGCAGCGGTTTGCCGAAGAAGGACGCAAAACCGTCGAATCCCACTACTCATTGCAGGTGTGGGCGCCGCGCTTCGTTGACCTGCTGGATGACGTTTTGACCGGCAATGTTCCCGCAGTGCACCGCGTAACCGCCAGCGCGGCCGATTGA
- a CDS encoding NAD-dependent epimerase/dehydratase family protein produces MPVSLVTGGAGFVGSHVAEHLLKQGHEVVILDDLSGGFVDNIPEGAGFVKASILEEDVIERLFDKHKFLYVYHLAAYAAEGLSHFIKRFNYQNNLIGSVNLINAAINHGVERFVFTSSIAVYGAGQSPMTEEMTPVPEDSYGIAKLAVEQELKVSHEMFGLDYVVFRPHNVYGEKQNIGDRYRNVVGIFMNQLLRGEPMTIFGDGSQMRAFTHINDIAPIIAKSVDYPSARNQVFNIGADLPYTVNDLAQMVADAMGKKCRVAYLDARKEAKVAFSDHRKAEAIFGRDEKTSLKRGLRAMAEWVKKHGARESSIFQGIEVAKNLPPSWAKVITARV; encoded by the coding sequence ATGCCTGTTTCGTTAGTAACCGGTGGTGCAGGGTTTGTGGGCTCCCATGTTGCCGAACACTTGCTGAAACAGGGCCACGAGGTCGTCATCTTGGATGATCTAAGCGGCGGATTCGTGGACAACATCCCCGAAGGCGCAGGTTTCGTCAAGGCGTCCATTCTGGAAGAGGATGTGATTGAGCGCCTGTTCGACAAACACAAATTTCTTTATGTCTATCACTTGGCAGCGTACGCCGCCGAAGGGTTGAGCCATTTCATTAAGCGATTTAACTACCAAAATAATCTTATTGGTTCCGTTAATCTCATCAATGCAGCGATAAATCATGGCGTCGAGCGCTTTGTGTTTACCTCGTCTATCGCAGTGTACGGCGCAGGGCAGTCTCCGATGACGGAAGAGATGACGCCCGTCCCTGAAGACTCTTATGGCATTGCAAAGCTGGCTGTGGAGCAGGAGCTAAAGGTAAGCCACGAAATGTTCGGATTAGACTATGTAGTTTTTCGGCCACACAATGTCTACGGAGAAAAACAGAACATTGGAGACCGATACCGCAATGTGGTTGGCATTTTCATGAACCAGCTGCTTCGAGGCGAACCGATGACGATTTTCGGCGACGGTAGTCAGATGCGGGCGTTCACGCACATCAACGACATCGCGCCCATCATTGCTAAATCCGTGGACTACCCCTCTGCGCGGAACCAAGTTTTCAACATAGGTGCCGATCTCCCATATACAGTCAACGATCTTGCGCAAATGGTTGCAGATGCAATGGGCAAGAAGTGTCGAGTGGCCTACCTGGACGCGCGGAAAGAAGCGAAGGTTGCCTTTTCGGACCATCGCAAGGCCGAGGCCATATTCGGAAGAGACGAAAAGACCTCCTTGAAAAGGGGGCTTCGCGCAATGGCAGAATGGGTGAAAAAACATGGCGCGAGGGAAAGCAGTATCTTCCAAGGGATTGAAGTTGCGAAGAATCTTCCTCCAAGCTGGGCCAAAGTTATTACTGCTCGTGTCTAA
- a CDS encoding glycosyltransferase family 2 protein produces MEMPNDATPKVSIILLNLNAYEDTRDCSDSLQQVHYPNFDVIVVDNGSSDDSPARIQGKFPGFTLLRSEENIGFAGGNNLGIEYALNHGAAYVLLLNNDTLVDPGFLSHLVQMGETDPRIGILGPKIFYASEPTRIWFAGGNVRYGKGSCDHVGKDQFDQDGKFSHTQDTAFITGCAMMIRAEVLLKIGLLDSRLFIYWEDNDFCMRARNAGYRRVFVPAAHVWHKISRTCGLESSFTLYLSTRNQLAWIAKHVPFPYKPFTLAFTLGRKVAKILIYSFRRHNLAAAVWAGIRDFFLGVYGPPRKEQRQPGRQAASASV; encoded by the coding sequence ATGGAAATGCCAAACGACGCCACGCCTAAGGTTTCCATAATTCTTTTAAACCTGAATGCGTACGAGGATACGCGAGATTGCTCGGACTCACTGCAACAGGTGCACTATCCCAATTTTGACGTCATTGTGGTGGACAACGGGTCCTCCGATGATTCCCCTGCGCGTATTCAGGGGAAGTTTCCCGGCTTTACGTTGCTTAGAAGCGAGGAGAATATCGGGTTTGCGGGAGGAAACAACCTCGGGATCGAATACGCGTTGAACCATGGCGCCGCTTACGTCCTATTGCTGAATAACGACACTCTAGTTGATCCCGGCTTTCTTTCGCACCTCGTTCAGATGGGGGAAACTGACCCAAGGATCGGCATCCTGGGCCCCAAGATTTTCTATGCATCCGAACCGACGCGGATTTGGTTTGCCGGCGGTAACGTGAGATATGGAAAAGGTTCCTGCGACCACGTTGGCAAGGATCAGTTCGATCAAGATGGTAAGTTTTCCCACACACAAGACACAGCTTTCATAACCGGCTGCGCCATGATGATTAGAGCCGAAGTTCTTCTAAAGATAGGCTTGTTAGACAGCAGGCTTTTCATCTACTGGGAGGATAATGACTTTTGCATGAGAGCGCGGAATGCGGGCTACCGACGTGTTTTCGTGCCTGCGGCGCACGTATGGCACAAGATTTCCCGGACTTGTGGCCTGGAATCCAGCTTTACCCTCTATCTTTCCACGAGGAATCAACTGGCGTGGATCGCCAAACATGTTCCCTTTCCGTACAAGCCGTTTACACTGGCTTTTACATTGGGGAGAAAGGTGGCAAAGATATTAATATATTCGTTCCGTAGACATAACTTGGCGGCCGCGGTTTGGGCGGGCATTCGAGATTTTTTTCTCGGCGTGTATGGCCCCCCACGCAAGGAGCAGCGACAACCGGGACGTCAAGCGGCATCTGCCAGTGTCTAG
- a CDS encoding polysaccharide biosynthesis C-terminal domain-containing protein, translating to MIRLSQDDKPLSTRMIRNVGFGGLRALLVLPVPFLLTPLILSKIGLRGYGTWALFVTINSLTSLADLGLLGTLSKYVAEYYAHRDYLKLSRLLSTGLVVFGLLASTIIAILWVASHTVVEQLFRGSPFTDGELLHFFHCALVLVWINIMTFLFSSVTSGLQRLDLTNVMTAFSIVCAALAGAALLLKGLGIQGLLYANIGSGLLTLLVYFCLLRKLLPEVSMNPLLADLDEVRKIFAFSLQIYLTQAAVAIHNHIEKIFLAFFVGVTSVGWYDIASDVALKVRGAPGLLLGPVLPAAAELDALGEHDKLVELYYRAHKYLAFVSVPVVFFLVAVSARFVELWIGPSFKVVALPLAILLLINIFNLTTGPGYMILAGKGILRPGMYSALVGIAINVPLSYILIRLFGFQGAVAGTSVSLTAGAALFLYLFHRQERASVARLLREAYFKPVFYSLTLLILEFRISPAAGLSWFGLFLQGCVFGLVYAGVLVSTKFFDQYDWSKIESVFPIARVARRIVPAG from the coding sequence ATGATCCGCCTCAGCCAAGACGACAAACCGCTGAGCACCAGGATGATCCGCAACGTGGGATTCGGAGGCTTACGTGCTTTGTTGGTATTACCAGTTCCATTTCTATTGACCCCGCTTATCTTAAGCAAGATCGGCCTCCGGGGTTACGGGACTTGGGCTCTATTTGTCACGATTAACAGTTTGACTTCTCTGGCTGACCTGGGCCTGCTCGGCACACTGAGTAAATATGTGGCTGAATACTATGCGCATCGAGACTATCTCAAACTGAGCCGGTTGCTTAGCACAGGCCTGGTTGTTTTCGGATTGTTGGCCTCTACAATAATTGCGATTTTGTGGGTTGCCTCGCACACGGTCGTCGAACAGCTATTTCGAGGGAGTCCTTTCACGGACGGCGAACTCCTTCACTTTTTCCACTGCGCTTTGGTGCTCGTCTGGATCAATATTATGACGTTTCTTTTTTCTTCCGTTACTTCAGGCCTGCAACGGCTTGATCTGACGAACGTCATGACGGCGTTCAGCATTGTGTGCGCGGCGCTCGCTGGAGCAGCGCTTCTGCTCAAGGGATTGGGGATTCAAGGACTTCTCTACGCGAATATTGGCTCGGGGTTGCTGACCCTGCTGGTTTACTTCTGCCTGCTTCGAAAACTTCTTCCCGAGGTCAGTATGAATCCGCTCCTTGCCGACCTCGACGAAGTGAGGAAGATTTTTGCGTTCAGCCTGCAGATATACCTGACGCAGGCCGCGGTAGCAATTCACAACCATATCGAGAAAATATTCCTCGCTTTTTTTGTTGGCGTGACAAGTGTCGGATGGTATGACATTGCAAGTGATGTCGCGCTGAAGGTGCGCGGCGCCCCAGGGTTATTGCTTGGGCCGGTTCTGCCCGCAGCCGCAGAATTGGATGCTCTCGGGGAACACGACAAACTCGTCGAACTTTATTACCGGGCACATAAATATCTCGCCTTCGTTAGCGTGCCCGTAGTCTTTTTTCTCGTTGCGGTATCCGCGCGCTTTGTTGAGCTCTGGATCGGGCCAAGTTTCAAGGTTGTAGCTCTTCCCTTGGCAATCCTGCTTCTGATCAATATCTTCAATTTGACGACCGGCCCGGGGTACATGATCCTCGCAGGGAAGGGCATTTTACGGCCCGGCATGTATTCGGCCCTCGTTGGCATCGCTATTAACGTTCCGCTGAGCTACATATTGATCCGTCTCTTCGGATTTCAAGGAGCTGTCGCTGGTACGTCCGTGTCGCTTACGGCAGGGGCTGCACTCTTCCTTTATTTGTTTCATAGGCAAGAGCGAGCTTCAGTCGCAAGACTTCTCCGAGAGGCTTATTTCAAGCCAGTATTCTATTCGCTGACATTGCTGATATTAGAGTTTCGGATCAGCCCGGCGGCTGGTCTTTCTTGGTTCGGGTTGTTCCTACAGGGATGCGTTTTTGGACTTGTTTATGCTGGAGTCTTGGTATCCACAAAGTTCTTCGATCAGTACGACTGGAGCAAGATCGAGAGCGTGTTTCCGATCGCCCGAGTAGCCAGGAGAATAGTTCCCGCCGGGTAA